From a single Stackebrandtia endophytica genomic region:
- a CDS encoding phosphoenolpyruvate carboxykinase (GTP), with protein sequence MSAPVAIPGLDTTVTDHARLRAWVADMAALTTPDEVVWCDGSDEEWRRLTDQLVESGTLVRLNEERKPNSFWARTDPSDVARVEERTYICSESEEDAGPTNNWMAPAQMKNIMTQLYRGCMRGRTMYVIPFCMGPLNAEKPMFGVEITDSAYVVASMRIMARMGSEVLTAMGDDADFVPAMHSIGAPLEPGQADVEWPCSQTKYISHFPETREIWSYGSGYGGNSLLGKKCYSLRIGSAMGRDEGWMAEHMLILRLTSPQGKVYHVTGAFPSACGKTNLAMLEPTIPGWKVETLGDDIAWMRFGEDGRLYAVNPEYGLFGVAPGTDYKTNPNAMRTIAQGNSLFTNVALTDDGDIWWEGMGEPPAHLIDWKGQDWTPESGELSSHPNSRFCTPIKQCPILADSYDDPRGVPIDAILFGGRRATTIPLVSQSRDWNHGVFQGATLSSETTAAAVGKVGVVRRDPMAMLPFIGYHGGDYFRHWIEMGKGKDGSGETDKLPAIFYVNWFRRGEDGGFLWPGFGENSRVLKWVVERLEGTADAEETPIGYVPTPDSLDVDGLDLTAEQLAAALAVNPAEWRQELPLITEWFEKFGAKLPGVLWAELDALKARLSAE encoded by the coding sequence ATGAGCGCACCGGTCGCTATCCCGGGACTGGATACCACCGTTACCGACCATGCCCGACTGCGTGCCTGGGTCGCTGACATGGCCGCGTTGACCACACCCGACGAGGTCGTGTGGTGCGACGGGTCAGACGAGGAATGGCGTCGGCTCACCGACCAGCTGGTCGAGTCCGGCACCCTGGTGCGTCTGAACGAGGAGCGGAAACCGAACTCGTTCTGGGCGCGCACCGACCCGTCCGACGTGGCGCGAGTCGAAGAACGTACCTACATCTGTTCGGAATCCGAAGAGGACGCCGGCCCCACCAACAACTGGATGGCCCCGGCGCAGATGAAGAACATCATGACGCAGCTGTACCGCGGCTGCATGCGGGGACGCACCATGTACGTCATCCCGTTCTGCATGGGACCGCTCAACGCCGAGAAGCCCATGTTCGGGGTCGAGATCACCGACTCCGCGTACGTCGTCGCCAGCATGCGCATCATGGCCCGGATGGGCTCCGAGGTGCTGACCGCCATGGGCGACGACGCCGACTTCGTCCCCGCCATGCACTCCATCGGCGCTCCGCTGGAGCCGGGGCAGGCCGACGTGGAATGGCCGTGCAGCCAGACCAAGTACATCTCACACTTCCCCGAGACCCGCGAAATCTGGTCCTACGGCTCCGGATACGGCGGAAACTCGCTGCTGGGCAAGAAGTGCTACTCGCTGCGGATCGGTTCGGCGATGGGCCGCGACGAGGGCTGGATGGCCGAACACATGCTCATCCTGCGACTGACCAGCCCGCAGGGCAAGGTCTACCACGTCACCGGGGCGTTCCCCAGTGCCTGCGGCAAGACCAACCTCGCGATGCTGGAACCGACCATCCCCGGATGGAAGGTCGAGACCCTCGGCGACGACATCGCCTGGATGCGGTTCGGCGAGGACGGCCGACTCTACGCGGTCAACCCCGAATACGGCCTCTTCGGCGTCGCACCGGGTACCGACTACAAGACCAACCCCAACGCGATGCGCACCATCGCCCAGGGCAACTCGCTGTTCACCAACGTCGCGCTCACCGACGACGGTGACATCTGGTGGGAAGGCATGGGAGAGCCGCCGGCTCACCTGATCGACTGGAAGGGCCAGGACTGGACGCCCGAATCGGGCGAGCTGTCCTCGCACCCCAACAGCCGGTTCTGCACACCGATCAAGCAGTGCCCCATCCTGGCGGACTCCTACGACGACCCGCGCGGCGTCCCGATCGACGCCATCCTGTTCGGTGGCCGCCGTGCGACGACCATCCCGCTGGTCAGCCAGTCCAGGGACTGGAACCACGGCGTGTTCCAGGGCGCGACACTGTCCTCGGAGACGACGGCCGCCGCCGTCGGCAAGGTGGGCGTCGTCCGTCGCGACCCGATGGCGATGCTGCCGTTCATCGGATACCACGGCGGCGACTACTTCCGTCACTGGATCGAAATGGGCAAGGGCAAGGACGGGTCGGGTGAAACCGACAAACTGCCCGCCATCTTCTACGTCAACTGGTTCCGGCGGGGCGAAGACGGCGGCTTCCTGTGGCCCGGCTTCGGCGAGAACAGCCGAGTCTTGAAGTGGGTCGTGGAGCGGCTGGAAGGCACCGCCGACGCCGAGGAGACCCCGATCGGTTACGTGCCGACCCCGGACTCCCTCGACGTCGACGGACTTGACCTGACGGCTGAGCAGCTGGCGGCCGCGCTGGCGGTCAACCCGGCCGAGTGGCGGCAGGAACTGCCACTGATCACCGAATGGTTCGAGAAGTTCGGAGCGAAACTGCCCGGTGTGCTGTGGGCGGAGCTCGACGCGTTGAAGGCGCGACTGTCCGCTGAGTGA
- a CDS encoding isoprenyl transferase, with amino-acid sequence MVLRNLLYRVYEKRLVNKLAGKPVPAHVGVMVDGNRRWAREMGFINPNDGHREGAEHIKRLLHWCDEAGVRHVTIFLLSTENMSRPAAELDPLLQIIQDLANELAAPDQPWRLRTIGALDLLPAHHASAIKKAAESTSDRREALVVNLAICYGGHREIADAVRALLHEYEREGRDLGEIADSLEAEDIAKHLYLNDQPAPDLLIRTSGEQRLSGFLLWQSAYSEFYFCDLNWPEFRKVDFLRALRSYANRQRRYGT; translated from the coding sequence GTGGTATTGCGTAATCTGTTGTACCGGGTGTACGAGAAACGCCTGGTGAACAAGCTCGCCGGAAAGCCGGTACCGGCTCACGTGGGCGTCATGGTCGACGGTAATCGCCGGTGGGCCAGGGAAATGGGTTTCATCAACCCCAACGACGGCCACCGCGAAGGCGCCGAACACATCAAGCGGTTGCTGCACTGGTGTGACGAGGCCGGGGTTCGGCACGTGACGATCTTCCTGCTGTCGACGGAGAACATGAGTCGGCCGGCGGCGGAGCTGGACCCGCTCCTACAGATCATCCAGGATCTCGCCAATGAACTCGCGGCCCCCGATCAACCGTGGCGGTTGCGCACGATCGGCGCACTCGACCTGCTTCCGGCACATCACGCCTCGGCCATCAAGAAGGCCGCCGAGAGCACCAGTGACCGCCGCGAAGCGCTCGTGGTCAACCTGGCGATCTGCTACGGCGGACATCGGGAGATCGCCGACGCGGTTCGGGCACTCCTGCACGAATACGAGCGAGAAGGTCGCGACCTCGGCGAGATAGCCGATTCGCTGGAAGCCGAAGACATCGCCAAGCACCTCTACCTCAACGATCAACCGGCACCCGACCTGCTGATTCGCACCAGTGGCGAACAGCGACTGTCCGGCTTTCTACTGTGGCAGTCGGCCTATTCGGAGTTCTATTTCTGCGACCTCAACTGGCCGGAATTTCGCAAAGTGGACTTTCTGCGCGCACTGCGGTCGTACGCGAACCGTCAACGCCGTTACGGAACGTAG